One stretch of Zingiber officinale cultivar Zhangliang chromosome 6B, Zo_v1.1, whole genome shotgun sequence DNA includes these proteins:
- the LOC121991279 gene encoding basic leucine zipper 43-like, whose product MQFSPSNPPPLQNYSQLLHNLISFCSPNAVGATEIFNDRQQQSTAEQRKQRRMVSNRESARRARVRQQQQLSELQAQVAHLRSANHRLLRELNQVVRAREEVRHENAWMEEEETELRSKFARLETQLSSIIFNID is encoded by the coding sequence ATGCAATTCTCTCCCTCAAATCCTCCTCCTCTCCAGAACTACTCTCAGCTACTCCACAATCTCATCAGCTTTTGCTCCCCCAACGCCGTCGGAGCCACGGAAATATTCAACGACCGCCAGCAACAGAGCACTGCAGAGCAGAGGAAACAGAGGAGAATGGTGTCAAACAGGGAGTCCGCGCGCCGTGCACGTGTGCGTCAGCAGCAGCAGCTCTCCGAGCTTCAGGCACAGGTGGCACATCTCCGGTCGGCAAACCACCGTCTTCTAAGAGAACTGAACCAGGTCGTGAGAGCGAGGGAGGAGGTCCGGCACGAGAATGCTTGGATGGAGGAAGAAGAAACAGAGCTCCGAAGCAAATTCGCTCGTCTGGAAACACAGTTGAGTTCTATAATCtttaatattgattaa